The following coding sequences lie in one Arachis hypogaea cultivar Tifrunner chromosome 4, arahy.Tifrunner.gnm2.J5K5, whole genome shotgun sequence genomic window:
- the LOC112797035 gene encoding jasmonate-induced oxygenase 2, translating to MMMSCQAWPEPVVRVQALAESGLSSIPSRYIKPRSQRPTTTNTNTNTTSVAYPQVSQTEDDHSDVNINIPVIDLQSLSSGEDIALQEETLQRVAEACREWGFFQVVNHGVSHELMRNARELWREFFDQPYELKEEYANSPNTYEGYGSRLGVSKGAILDWSDYFFLHYMPPSLRNQDKWPTLPLSLRKVISEYGEEVVKLGGRMLELMSRNLGLKEDYLMNAFGGENEIGGCLRVNFYPKCPQPDLTLGLSAHSDPGGMTILLPDDFVSGLQVRKGNHWITVKPLPNAFIINVGDQIQVMSNAIYKSVEHRVIVNSNKDRVSLAFFYNPKSDLLIEPAKELVTKERPALYQPMTYDEYRLYIRMNGPCGKAQVESLTSPIR from the exons atgatgatgagttGCCAAGCATGGCCTGAACCAGTGGTTCGTGTTCAAGCCTTAGCTGAAAGTGGCTTAAGCTCTATCCCATCCCGTTACATCAAGCCGCGCTCACAGAGACCTACCACTACCAATACCAATACCAACACAACTTCTGTGGCCTACCCACAAGTCTCTCAGACTGAGGACGATCACAGTGATGTAAATATAAATATCCCTGTGATCGACCTTCAGTCTCTATCCTCTGGGGAGGATATTGCCCTCCAGGAAGAAACTCTCCAACGCGTTGCTGAGGCGTGTCGGGAGTGGGGTTTCTTCCAGGTGGTGAACCATGGCGTTAGCCATGAGCTGATGAGGAACGCAAGGGAGCTGTGGCGCGAGTTCTTCGACCAACCATATGAGCTGAAGGAGGAGTATGCCAATTCTCCTAACACCTATGAGGGTTATGGGAGCCGTTTGGGTGTGAGTAAGGGTGCCATTTTGGATTGGAGTGACTACTTCTTCCTCCATTACATGCCTCCTTCACTTAGGAACCAAGACAAGTGGCCTACACTTCCGTTGTCCCTCAG GAAAGTAATCTCGGAATATGGAGAAGAAGTGGTGAAGCTAGGAGGAAGGATGCTGGAGTTGATGTCAAGAAACCTAGGCCTAAAAGAGGATTACCTTATGAATGCATTTGGTGGAGAGAACGAGATTGGAgggtgtttaagggttaatttcTACCCAAAATGCCCTCAACCTGACCTAACCTTAGGACTCTCAGCTCACTCAGACCCTGGCGGGATGACCATCCTTCTGCCTGATGATTTTGTGTCCGGCCTTCAAGTGCGCAAAGGAAATCATTGGATCACTGTCAAGCCTCTCCCAAATGCTTTCATCATCAACGTTGGTGACCAAATTCag GTGATGAGCAATGCAATATACAAGAGTGTGGAGCACAGGGTTATTGTGAACTCAAACAAAGATCGTGTGTCCTTAGCCTTCTTTTACAACCCAAAAAGTGATTTGCTTATTGAACCTGCCAAAGAGCTTGTGACTAAGGAAAGGCCAGCACTCTATCAACCAATGACATATGACGAATATAGACTTTATATTAGGATGAATGGACCTTGTGGGAAGGCCCAAGTTGAATCTTTGACTTCCCCAATTAggtga